Proteins encoded by one window of Chlamydiales bacterium:
- a CDS encoding transposase: protein MRSWPHAPLHSFNESGTYMVTGATLNKAPYFKESQELDLLHDLLLELAPQYEWKLEAWAVFANHYHFIAQSPDNSTSLSKLISHLHASSARQLNLSHQTPGRKIWYQYWDSKITFQNSYLTRLNYVMKNPERHKVAIDSKQYKWCSANWFETHSSKAYYDTVTSLNSDSISLLDDF, encoded by the coding sequence ATGAGATCTTGGCCTCACGCCCCTCTTCACTCTTTCAATGAGAGCGGCACGTATATGGTAACTGGTGCAACTCTCAATAAAGCACCCTATTTTAAAGAGAGCCAAGAACTAGACCTTTTACACGATCTGCTGTTAGAACTTGCTCCGCAGTATGAGTGGAAACTTGAGGCGTGGGCAGTTTTTGCGAACCACTACCATTTTATCGCTCAATCTCCTGATAATTCCACTTCTCTAAGTAAGTTGATCTCGCACCTTCACGCCTCCTCTGCACGGCAATTAAATCTTTCGCACCAGACACCAGGTAGAAAAATTTGGTATCAATATTGGGATTCGAAAATCACTTTCCAAAACTCCTATTTGACAAGACTTAATTATGTGATGAAAAACCCTGAACGACACAAAGTTGCTATAGATTCAAAGCAGTACAAGTGGTGTTCAGCGAACTGGTTTGAAACGCACAGTTCTAAAGCCTACTATGACACTGTAACGAGCTTAAATAGCGATTCGATTAGCTTGCTGGACGATTTCTAG
- the serS gene encoding serine--tRNA ligase — protein sequence MLDIKLLRKDRAHCEAKLKTKDPSIDLSPTLALDERIREIKVEVEELKSKRNQLSQEIGEKKRKKEDASALMQEVAGFGEKIRLLDHELVEIEAAFMQKFASLPNLPMDDIKVSLEPKDNVCIKTVGEKKTFTFPFKNHVELNEKLGLFDFKRSAKTSGSGWTAYTGMGARLEWALINFMLDTQIENGFKMVMPPHLVKPEIMFGSGQLPKFEQQLFKLHDEQYNLYLIPTSEVVLNGMHYDEIFHEEELPLKYCAYTPCFRREAGSAGSQERGLIRTHQFNKVEMFSFTTPEQSERVFNEMLASAEQVLQGLNLHYRLMLLVTGDMSFAAAKTVDIEVWLPGQNRYYEVSSVSHCTDYQARRSMIRFKKNEEKPELVHTLNGSGLATSRLMVALLENNQQQDGSVTLPLVLHKYLNGMKELK from the coding sequence ATGCTCGACATTAAACTACTGCGCAAAGATAGAGCCCACTGCGAGGCTAAACTTAAAACTAAAGACCCGTCTATTGATCTCTCGCCAACTTTAGCACTGGATGAACGCATCCGTGAAATCAAGGTGGAAGTTGAGGAGCTGAAATCGAAGCGCAACCAGCTCTCTCAAGAGATTGGAGAGAAGAAGCGAAAGAAAGAGGACGCCTCCGCCCTGATGCAAGAGGTCGCAGGCTTCGGGGAGAAGATCCGTCTGCTCGACCATGAGCTTGTGGAGATCGAAGCTGCCTTCATGCAGAAGTTCGCCTCTCTTCCCAATCTGCCGATGGATGATATCAAGGTCTCTTTAGAGCCGAAAGATAACGTCTGCATCAAGACTGTGGGTGAGAAAAAAACCTTCACCTTCCCATTTAAAAATCACGTAGAACTCAACGAGAAGCTGGGGTTATTCGACTTCAAGCGGAGCGCTAAAACCTCTGGAAGCGGCTGGACAGCCTATACCGGGATGGGAGCGAGGCTAGAGTGGGCGCTGATCAACTTTATGCTGGATACGCAGATTGAGAATGGCTTCAAGATGGTGATGCCGCCTCACCTTGTAAAGCCTGAGATCATGTTCGGCTCTGGGCAGCTTCCAAAATTTGAACAGCAGCTCTTTAAACTGCACGACGAGCAGTACAACCTCTACCTTATTCCGACTTCAGAGGTGGTACTAAACGGGATGCACTACGATGAGATCTTCCATGAGGAGGAGCTCCCACTTAAGTACTGCGCCTACACTCCCTGCTTTAGAAGGGAGGCGGGCTCTGCGGGCTCGCAAGAGCGCGGTCTGATTAGAACCCACCAGTTCAACAAGGTGGAGATGTTCTCTTTCACAACTCCCGAACAGAGCGAGCGCGTCTTCAATGAGATGCTCGCAAGCGCCGAGCAGGTGCTTCAGGGGTTAAATCTCCACTACAGACTAATGCTGCTTGTAACGGGCGACATGTCGTTTGCAGCAGCAAAGACGGTGGATATCGAGGTCTGGCTGCCTGGACAGAATCGCTACTACGAGGTCTCCTCGGTGTCGCACTGCACAGACTACCAGGCGCGTCGTTCAATGATCCGCTTTAAGAAGAACGAGGAGAAGCCAGAGCTCGTCCATACGTTGAACGGCTCTGGTCTTGCCACCTCTCGCCTCATGGTGGCTCTTCTTGAGAACAATCAGCAGCAGGATGGATCGGTTACGCTCCCTCTTGTGCTGCACAAGTATCTAAACGGGATGAAGGAATTAAAATAG
- a CDS encoding M18 family aminopeptidase — MAYLLDDLCAFLDSSPTAWHATEQIGNRLALQDFTPLAEDERWSLEKGKSYFVIRGGSICAFSLPAKTPKEAMILASHTDSPALKIKPNPEVQKENMTLFGVEVYGAPLLSSWLNRDLAIAGRVVLSDNKGKLEERLVFLGDVPVFIPQLALHLDREVNEKGLLLNKQDHLFPVITLQNVEEKEKKTLELLLRRHLSFHSLLSFDLFLVPIEKSRYMGSEGEMIASYRLDNLSSAHACLSALALADKSHSKALQMAIFYDHEEIGSRSSEGAGSPFLSDVLKRIAHSYKMDDEDLACMKSRSLCVSVDVAHALNPNYSGKHDASHAPLLGKGVVLKFNADLKYATSALSSARLTQIAQKNSLHLQSFVSRNDIPSGATVGPLIAQGLGIPVVDIGCPELSMHSAREVIACQDYLDLCSLLTHLLQDKST, encoded by the coding sequence ATGGCTTACCTACTAGACGATTTATGCGCGTTTCTCGATAGTTCGCCCACAGCGTGGCATGCGACAGAGCAGATCGGCAACCGTCTAGCTCTACAGGATTTCACTCCACTTGCTGAAGACGAGCGCTGGAGCTTAGAGAAGGGAAAGAGCTACTTCGTGATCCGCGGCGGGTCGATCTGCGCCTTCTCTCTTCCTGCAAAAACGCCAAAAGAGGCGATGATCTTAGCATCGCATACCGACAGCCCTGCGCTGAAAATTAAGCCTAATCCTGAGGTGCAGAAAGAGAACATGACTCTTTTTGGAGTTGAGGTGTATGGCGCTCCTCTTCTCTCCTCTTGGCTCAATCGAGATCTTGCAATTGCAGGGCGCGTTGTGCTCTCTGACAATAAGGGGAAGCTAGAAGAGCGGCTTGTCTTCCTGGGAGATGTGCCTGTCTTTATTCCACAGCTCGCACTCCATCTTGATAGAGAAGTAAATGAGAAGGGGCTTCTTCTGAATAAACAGGATCACCTCTTTCCTGTAATTACGCTTCAAAATGTAGAAGAGAAGGAGAAGAAGACTTTAGAGCTTCTGTTAAGGCGCCACCTCTCCTTCCACTCTCTCCTCTCTTTCGATCTCTTCTTAGTGCCTATCGAGAAGAGCCGCTACATGGGAAGCGAGGGAGAGATGATCGCCTCCTACCGTCTAGACAATCTGTCGAGCGCGCACGCCTGCTTATCGGCACTTGCACTTGCAGATAAATCCCACTCGAAAGCGCTGCAGATGGCGATCTTCTACGATCATGAGGAGATCGGCTCGCGCTCATCCGAAGGCGCTGGCTCCCCTTTTCTCAGCGATGTGCTTAAGCGCATTGCACACTCCTACAAGATGGATGATGAAGATCTAGCGTGCATGAAGAGCCGCTCGCTCTGCGTGTCGGTGGACGTAGCGCACGCGCTCAACCCCAACTACTCAGGTAAACATGATGCGAGCCACGCACCGCTTCTGGGAAAGGGAGTTGTGCTTAAGTTCAATGCAGATCTTAAATACGCGACATCCGCCCTCTCTTCTGCAAGGCTGACACAGATCGCACAGAAGAACTCTCTGCACCTTCAATCCTTCGTCTCTCGCAATGATATCCCTTCAGGCGCAACGGTGGGGCCCCTCATTGCACAAGGCCTTGGAATTCCCGTGGTAGACATCGGCTGCCCAGAGCTCTCGATGCACTCTGCACGCGAGGTTATCGCCTGCCAGGATTATTTAGATCTCTGCTCTCTTCTCACACACCTGCTGCAGGATAAAAGCACATGA
- a CDS encoding VIT1/CCC1 transporter family protein — protein sequence MSPTHTPEDHFQGKSVPEHLKEARRKGALASSEIHGTEIAGHIGAFADSAKESAVYLLLLWVVLHQMQMPFSQMVAILSLFSCGLLIWKAGRSALLGWARLERLHRVIEEERWEIEHHRAQEREELYELYRAKGFSGKLLDEVIEVLMADDNRLLNIMLEEELGLTLEVYEHPLKQGAFAALGVLGAAGSLLLLLLAIPSFGLPLGSLIWISLAVILATRQEKNQASPALVWNLATVAMVAAFAFFLVKIL from the coding sequence ATGAGTCCCACTCATACACCTGAAGACCACTTTCAAGGAAAGAGCGTGCCAGAGCACTTGAAGGAGGCGCGCAGAAAAGGAGCTCTCGCATCGAGTGAGATCCACGGCACAGAGATAGCCGGACACATCGGGGCGTTTGCAGATAGCGCAAAAGAGAGCGCCGTCTACCTGCTTCTTCTCTGGGTGGTACTGCACCAGATGCAGATGCCCTTCTCTCAAATGGTGGCGATTCTCTCTCTCTTCTCTTGCGGGCTGCTGATCTGGAAGGCTGGAAGGTCTGCGCTGCTGGGCTGGGCAAGGCTTGAGAGGCTCCACCGCGTGATCGAAGAGGAGCGCTGGGAGATCGAACACCACAGAGCACAGGAGAGAGAGGAGCTCTACGAGCTCTACCGCGCGAAGGGCTTCAGTGGAAAGCTTCTGGATGAGGTGATCGAAGTGCTGATGGCAGATGACAACCGCCTTCTAAATATCATGCTAGAAGAGGAGCTCGGTCTCACACTCGAGGTCTACGAACATCCTTTAAAACAGGGCGCGTTTGCAGCACTTGGCGTTTTAGGAGCTGCTGGCTCGCTTCTACTTCTACTCCTCGCTATCCCTTCGTTCGGCCTTCCACTTGGATCTCTCATCTGGATCTCACTTGCTGTTATCCTAGCTACAAGACAGGAGAAGAACCAGGCTTCGCCTGCACTGGTCTGGAATCTCGCTACAGTTGCGATGGTCGCGGCCTTCGCCTTTTTCCTCGTGAAAATACTATGA